The genomic DNA CAATGGAGCTAAACTCTTCCCTCTTACAAAGAGAGCCGCAACACCTGCTGTAAATAttcatctttctttgttttctctttacgAAAAAAGTAAAACTGTAAATAACATTCATGGAGCTTAGGACCTCAAGGCTTTTATGTATAAAACAATctttttgtgtgatgatgattcTTATGTGCTTCAAATTTATGCAGGTTCCTGTTGGTGGATGCTACAGGTTGATCGATATCCCGATGAGTAACTGCATTAACAGCTGTATAAACAAGATCTTTGTGCTTACACAGTTCAACTCGGCTTCCCTAAATCGACATTTAGCTCGTACTTATTTTGGGAATGGCATAAACTTTGGAGGTGGTTTTGTAGAGGTACAAACACTATAACAATAAACTGTTTCTGCTTTCTTGGATTTTCgatgaataaagaaaaaagtaaaatcttaTTGAATAGGTTCTTGCTGCTACGCAAACACCAGGAGAAGCAGGGAAGAAGTGGTTTCAAGGAACAGCAGATGCTGTCAGAAAATTCCTCTGGGTGTTTGAGGTATGAACACTTTTAATGCTTTACCAGTATTTAAGTCAGTTCTTTTGTGATCTTTGAAGTGGTCTAAAAGCAATTGATGGCTTAAATAGGATGCCAAGAACAGGAACATTGAGAACATACTTATTTTGTCTGGAGATCATCTCTATAGAATGAACTACATGGACTTTGTTCaggtatttatttttctaaatctagAGAGATCTTTTTTCATCTTGAAACCTCTATTAGTTTTGTTAACACGCTGTGTTGTAACAGTCTCATGTAGATAGTAACGCAGATGTTACTCTTTCTTGCGCACCAGTCAGTGAAAGGTTAGTTTCTTGaatctctttccttttctttgtgaAATTTTGGTTCTGAAAACAGGTCTTTTGTCAATTTTGTTAGCCGTGCATCGAATTTTGGTCTAGTGAAGATGGATAGAGGAGGACGTGTAATCCAATTCTCTGAGAAGCCAACAGGAAACGATCTAAAATCAATGGTAAAGTTTGAGTTACGATTCTTAAAACATATTAACTCAATTAAGTCAcaaagcatttaaaaaaaattctcttgtCGTCTTTTGACAGCAAACGGACACAACAATGCTTGGATTGTCTCATGAAGAAGCAACAGATACTCCATACATTGCATCAATGGGAGTTTATTGTTTCAAAACTGAAGCTTTGCTGAACCTTCTAACAAGACAGTATCCGAGTTCCAATGACTTTGGATCTGAAGTTATTCCTGCAGCCATAAGAGATCATGATGTCCAAGTATGATTTTAGAAAACTCACTTGATCATGTCTTTTTAACTGTTTAACACAATGAGTGTTCTAACAATTTTATATTGGTTTTTGTCAGGGATACATATTCCGGGATTACTGGGAGGATATTGGAACTATAAAGACATTCTATGAGGCTAACTTAGCTCTTGTTGAGGAGGTAGAAACATATTCCCAGCCTTTTCACCTTATTATGGTCTCTTATTTTCATCTCAACcttttgtacttgtttttgCAGCGACCAAAATTTGAGTTCTATGATCCAGACACTCCATTCTATACATCTCCTCGGTTCCTCCCACCAACCAAAACTGAGAAATGCCGTGTATGTATATCAAGCTTTTCTGAAGTGAAAACTCTCATTTCTTTGGTTATGATTGTTGATTTGGTATGGTtctgtttgatgattttgtagATGGTAGATTCCATAATCTCACACGGATGTTTCCTGCGAGAATGCAGCGTTCAACGTTCCATCATTGGTGAAAGGTCACGTCTAGACTATGGAGTTGAGCTTCAGGTGAATCTTGAATCTCTTCATTTTTGATCTGAAACAATCGTAGAGATTTTACGCTATGTTGCAATCAAAACTgagtttggttttcttctttccaaaGGATACATTGATGTTAGGTGCAGATTACTACCAAACTGAATCTGAGATTGCATCACTATTAGCAGAAGGAAAGGTTCCAATAGGTATTGGTAAGGACACAAAGATCAGGTACGTTAAAACACACAACATAAAAACCCAATCCTCTTCAAATGAATTTTTGGTGAAACAAAAAGTTTGTTACTTGTGTGATTTTTGTAGGAAATGCATCATTGACAAGAATGCCAAGATCGGTAAAAACGTGATCATCATGAACAAAGGAGTAAGcttttcttgaatttgttctCGGTTCGTCGACTGCTAAAGAAAGTTTTGAAACTCTTTAAGACattagtatatattaatgttttcaGGATGTTCAAGAAGCGGATAGGCCAGAGGAAGGATTCTACATTCGATCTGGAATCACTGTGATAGTCGAAAAGGCAACAATTCAAGACGGTACTGTCATATGAACGGAGCTTCAAAGTTGCTGTCTAAAAAGACCGTGGAGCAAAATGTAGCCGGAGGCTGCTTGGCCTGAGATCACAAGAGGACAAACAGCTATGGTCTTATTTTCCGGCAGTGTATGTATATTTAGAAAGAGCTTCAAGCTTATAGCTAAAGTTTATTATGTAAGAGATAGAAATGTAGACAATAAGAACAGGGTGAGCTCAAGTCTGATCAcccgatctctctctctttctcttttcacacCTTTTGTATTTAGAATCTTTTAATGATTATTATCCAAGAAAATAAGCAATTTTATCTTCTGTCACAATCCACATTCACACACCTACATTACATACTACAAAAATAGTAATCAaacttttagttaaaatttacTATGAAATCAAATACTAAATATACTTAAACCATTGAATGACTAAAACAAGATCTTGATACAAATGGTAAAATCAGTAATCCAATGTGTTATGTGGATTGAATCTTCAGATAAATTATAATAGGAACCTTCAGTTAATCCAAATTTTCAACTAATGAAATGAACGTAAAAGTTTGGGTctagaaataacaaaataatatcaagGGGtgaaatgtgaaaattaaaataagtgtTGGGGTACTTATAGCGAACCAAAATTTTTTATTGGTGGCGTGTTTGCGTAATTATATAAAACGCACGacgaaattaaattaaattaattaaaaaaaaaaaaaagggaaaaaacggAGTCTTGTGAGTTGTGTGATATTGGTGGTGTTAGAGTAGCGTCGTCTCGTCGTCCTTAGCCAGATCTGTGTGCTGCGTCGTCGAGGTCTCTCATTTGGGTCAGcaacaagacgaagaagaagacgaagaagctatTCCTATACTCACACCATACGTAAGTCTTTTGaatctccatcttctttcaGAAGCTTCTCTTAATGCTTTTGATCTTCGAACTTTTTCTTGTTCCGATTGATTCTGAGATTCTCGAGAATCCTTTCACACTACTCTTCTCGTTTAATTTAATGCTGATTTCGACGAATTTGCGATTCACCGGGGACGATTTCAGTTCTCCGATTCCAGATCTACCTTTGCGCGATTTGTTGAAATccgaaagaaagagagagagagagatgaatttCATAAGTCTTAGGGTTTTTGGATTCACTCACTAGCCGAGATTAATTGTGCGAAACACTTGTAGAGATCGTAGCTaggttgtttttttcttcatttcttggAGTTGTGTGGGTCTTATGAGTAAGATTTCTGAGATTTCGTGAGAAATGTTATGGTTTCATGTTCTTGGAGACTCTTCTTTGGTTTTGCTATTAATGTTTGTGTACAAGTTGAAGCTAGTTATGTGAGTTCAAAGGTTACACATCTGGGACTTATTGCAATGTTATAAGCTGAAAATTTCTTTGCATTAGTTGGGTGGGTTAGTTGCAGAGGTTTAATAGATGTGGTTGAGAACATTGCATTGATTGTCTGAGAGAATGTAATGTGACGGTATTGTGTTTTTACTCatttttaggtttcaagaatcACGATGGATGGAAGCGGTGGTGACAGTGGTTCGTTGGCTACACCTGTGCAAAAGAAGGCACATGAAGCATGGAGGGTTTACCAATATTATCTGGACAAGACTACACCTCATTCAACTTACAGGTGGATGGGAACACTTGTTGTCTTTCTTATCTACTGTTTGAGGGTTTTCTCTATTCAGGGCTTCTACATCATCTCCTATGGTCTCGGAATCTACCTCCTGAATCTGCTTATCGGATTCTTGTCGCCTCTTGTTGACCCTGAGCTCGAGGTCTCTGATGGAGCTACTCTGCCTACTCGAGGTTCTGATGAGTTCAAGCCATTTATCCGCCGTCTGCCTGAGTTCAAATTCTGGTAACTACTCTATTGCCTGTTTCCTAACTGGTTATGCAAATCAATACTTGTGGTGGGTTTATATTCATTGCATATCATGTTCGTCTTGATAAGTAAGACATCAAAATCTTTTATCATTCAGGCGCTTCATTATATGCCATTTTCTAACCAAGTGTGCTGCTAATGCAATGAGCATTCACTGTGTCATAATCATGTTGTGATTGTGATGCCATCGCAGTTAGATGTAATTGCTCAGTTTTTGTCACTCTAATACGATCCTGAATAATACATCTAGGAAGGAAACACATCTGCTTTTTGTAAAGTACACAGTAGCTTCGTTTTTGTGACGATATGATTGACTCTGTGACAGGTACTCCATGACTAAGGCATTCTGCATAGCCTTTCTCATGACGTTCTTCTCGGTCTTTGACGTTCCCGTCTTCTGGCCCATATTACTTTGCTACTGGGTTGTTCTCTTTGTCCTCACCATGAGACGCCAGATCGCCCACATGATTAAGCACAAGTACATTCCTTTCAGCATCGGAGAACAGGTAACCGTTTTTCACAACTTTGATTTTAGTTGTCTTCGATATAGTAAGTAACAAAGTAGTCATTGGAATTTCCTTACTTAGAGTCTATCGAATCCCTGCAAAGTCTTTAACATCTATAGTTTTAGAGTTTGAGGTTATTAGTTGCTAATTCATCTCATACGTTTGATCTGTGGTACAGAAATATAGCGGGCGGAGATCTTCTGCGAGCGGCGGTGGCGGCTCTCGTGCCGATTGATTTAGACTGTCAGCCACATTCTCAGCAGAAGGGGGAAAAAGAGATGGGTATTAAACCATTTTGGAATGTTTTGTAGTGATGATTTTAATCAAATTGCCAGTATGGTTAAGCAGAGCTACGtggaagaaggaaacaaaaaaaaacaaagaaagggtgattagtttttaatatgttgcaggaacatttgttctttttgttagtTCCCTTTAATCCCAAAGTACCTCTTCTGTATATATgattcgttctttttttttttcttctctttttaaaaaaccttttatttGTGTCTCTGTCTATTTGATAATCTCTTGAATTTAGTCATTTACAATGAATTTACATGGGACGGTCTCTCGATGAGTCCCCAAAACTATGTTGCtctataacaaataaaaaaatgttgtaaacaTAGGTTTTAGGGAAATAGTTCTCTCTATTATTCATATATTCAAtaggatataacatatatatagtgatacaactttagggttttagattaTACACTAGATCTactaatgggccgataatggTCATCCATACAATATAGAATATTCATAACACTCCCCTTTGGATGactattataaaaatgtaattccAAATGCACATGTGagatgctgcctcgttaaaaaccttaccaggaaaactaGGGGTGGacaaaaaaaccgaaatccaaaaaaccgaaccgaaccaaaccaaaataaatggtttggtttggttatggttaagtcTAAAGAtctgtttggtttttattttaattaaccatttggtttaggtttagtctggttaaaaaccgtaaaaccgaatggtttttttggttttttataaaaatttaggataattagatataattagttttttcaacttataaatttatattggaTAACAATatcagtaatttttttctttattgggcttatagttattgatctccaagtttttttttggttttttttctggttttctttttcaatagcctttactttttaaaagtttaaatttcaattaagtATTTGGGTTTATATTTGGATtctattgttttgaattatgtttaggttttacttttatgcttatttttttagttatgtatcaactatctattttttaaagtatagaATAACTGTTAAAAACCGTgaccaaaccgaaaccaaaccaaaccgttatacgtatggtttttatatggtttcatttttgataaaaccgaaaaaaccataaactgaaaaaaccgaaccgtaaccaaaccgaattacatatggtttctatatggttcaatttttataaaaccaaaaaaaccgtaaaccgaaaaaaccgaaccaaagctaaaccgaaaaaccgaacgccCAACTCTaaggaaaacccagtgggaaaaaccatgttaagggaaaaagagtgcagcgcgcTTTTACTTCCCCTCTTGAGTaaatcacttgaaatcttcaaaATGACGCAATCCAATAGGACGAAGTATCTTCCTTTTGAAGTAGTGGTTGAAAACGCCTTGGTAGATGGTtcgccaaatcttcacttgaacaaaTTTGTAGGACATGTATATCACCATTCTTCTGGAGGCTGGTTATCTCTTAGATGAATCATCTTGATCATTAACTTTGTCTCTCACGATCTCATCAATGTttgtcaaagactttgaagatgatagtctttcaccattgaaATCCTAATATTCCTCTTCAAGTGTTTATCTTTCgcgtgttcttttgttgtctcgttaaaaacctttcatgaaaaaacccaatgggataaaaatcatgataagggaaaaagagtacaaccacgcttatgatcatatatctccccctgaaagcatcatcttcatgTTAtgtattatgatcatatatatcaactttctgaactgttataaacagcgctttcaggtacaaactcatatgatgatcatatattttcttggatctttgaacttcaagtcatttgaacccctttcatatagaagatctatttgaactttaagcccaaatcttcttttacatacaatcttctaaacaatcatcttatacataggagttattcataatctccttgtaaaactttctctttcaacttttcttcttagtatggtactacaagaccatttttctatgtaagatgaTGTAAGCATCCTGAGATCacatctctttcatcagatcTCAAATCTGtaacctcaagaaatttcatgaaacaTCTGATCTTATACAATCCGATTTTTCCATCTTTCAGaagtaatatttcatcattgattGTTTAACAGGAGattagataatattttcatcatcaacatattttgcacttgttcttgtatatttcttttaacaagTACCACTTGTAAGTGCTGAAGAGACAAAAtacacatataatttttctttttagcaaGGTTCAGCAAAGGCCTACGTCCtcaaacttttttgaaaatacTTGTTTaacacaattacaattagtGTTCAATCTCAGATTTACACAACTCtaagatcttctcttagctTCTTCCCGATCTATTTTCAACCCACTATGAGATCactaagatcaacaacaatgatctgAACCTATGATTATCTCATAGAGAAAAaatttcacccttttctctccAAAGGTGTCAAAAGGCATCAAGaatttttcttgcttttacaaTATTCTCGAGAACTATAAAGTATTGCTTCTAGCAATATAATTACTTTAAGGGATATCTCTTATAGTTTGAAAACCTTctaaacaaactaaatcaagTCTTGCtttatttttaaactcataagggatctacatagttgcttccaccatatGAGAGTGCATTTCTCATAATAAATATCAAGTATTTTATGAGAACCATTGTACTACTACATGTACtttatttctcataaaaatCCCCTTATGtcccactcattttacactttcaagtgtaaggactacaagtccaaatattatctctttaagagACTTGAACTATTTTAAATAGTTatttctttcaatgattaaccaatcattctttgtgtacacttttcaataaaGCTTTTTCTATTAACCgcggtttatgatcctcgattttaTCCATAACATAGTCAACTGCAATACTGCATGCAAGCATAtttacgacgtcgatttgcttaTTGGTTCCATTTCattctagacatgactcaacttgttgagatttccttttattatgattctcaggtacatgaatctctttcttactcatgtctaagtctcttctagagatttttcataactctttgcttcctcggtgccatattaaGTTATGCTCCTTTTCTTTTCGAGGATacttatatttggaaccataagtctatcacacttcatgcgatcTTTAGATTTACTAGNAATAGTTatttctttcaatgattaaccaatcattctttgtgtacacttttcaataaaGCTTTTTCTATTAACCgcggtttatgatcctcgattttaTCCATAACATAGTCAACTGCAATACTGCATGCAAGCATAtttacgacgtcgatttgcttaTTGGTTCCATTTCattctagacatgactcaacttgttgagatttccttttattatgattctcaggtacatgaatctctttcttactcatgtctaagtctcttctagagatttttcataactctttgcttcctcggtgccatattaaGTTATGCTCCTTTTCTTTTCGAGGATacttatatttggaaccataagtctatcacacttcatgcgatcTTTAGATTTACTAGCAGTTAATCTTATCCATCTAGGACATTAATTGGAGCACAgctggtatatgtgactttgccactcaaggtcagaaaatgctTTCTAGCATATTTGCTAaactttgcaaataaattatctttttcaatttcNGCTTTTTCTATTAACCgcggtttatgatcctcgattttaTCCATAACATAGTCAACTGCAATACTGCATGCAAGCATAtttacgacgtcgatttgcttaTTGGTTCCATTTCattctagacatgactcaacttgttgagatttccttttattatgattctcaggtacatgaatctctttcttactcatgtctaagtctcttctagagatttttcataactctttgcttcctcggtgccatattaaGTTATGCTCCTTTTCTTTTCGAGGATacttatatttggaaccataagtctatcacacttcatgcgatcTTTAGATTTACTNTCTCATGTTGGAAAGACAGACTCACTGAAACAGTCTCTGCATCTCGAGCCTCAAATTCTCGAGATATTCAATCTTCGAAAGatattcatatccaacatatttccaacattctttcaaattccatcttATATCACTGTGGTGGAG from Camelina sativa cultivar DH55 chromosome 7, Cs, whole genome shotgun sequence includes the following:
- the LOC104702705 gene encoding protein RER1B: MDGSGGDSGSLATPVQKKAHEAWRVYQYYLDKTTPHSTYRWMGTLVVFLIYCLRVFSIQGFYIISYGLGIYLLNLLIGFLSPLVDPELEVSDGATLPTRGSDEFKPFIRRLPEFKFWYSMTKAFCIAFLMTFFSVFDVPVFWPILLCYWVVLFVLTMRRQIAHMIKHKYIPFSIGEQKYSGRRSSASGGGGSRAD
- the LOC104702704 gene encoding probable glucose-1-phosphate adenylyltransferase large subunit, chloroplastic isoform X2, which encodes MDSSYTFALGTSSSILPNLCFKNVENRFWCDKINNNNGFLKRFRSDFGSNKFGNRKFKHGVVYAVATSNNPKEAMTVKPSMFERRKADPQNVAAIILGGGNGAKLFPLTKRAATPAVPVGGCYRLIDIPMSNCINSCINKIFVLTQFNSASLNRHLARTYFGNGINFGGGFVEVLAATQTPGEAGKKWFQGTADAVRKFLWVFEDAKNRNIENILILSGDHLYRMNYMDFVQSHVDSNADVTLSCAPVSESRASNFGLVKMDRGGRVIQFSEKPTGNDLKSMQTDTTMLGLSHEEATDTPYIASMGVYCFKTEALLNLLTRQYPSSNDFGSEVIPAAIRDHDVQGYIFRDYWEDIGTIKTFYEANLALVEERPKFEFYDPDTPFYTSPRFLPPTKTEKCRMVDSIISHGCFLRECSVQRSIIGERSRLDYGVELQDTLMLGADYYQTESEIASLLAEGKVPIGIGKDTKIRKCIIDKNAKIGKNVIIMNKGDVQEADRPEEGFYIRSGITVIVEKATIQDGTVI
- the LOC104702704 gene encoding probable glucose-1-phosphate adenylyltransferase large subunit, chloroplastic isoform X1; this translates as MAKKMDSSYTFALGTSSSILPNLCFKNVENRFWCDKINNNNGFLKRFRSDFGSNKFGNRKFKHGVVYAVATSNNPKEAMTVKPSMFERRKADPQNVAAIILGGGNGAKLFPLTKRAATPAVPVGGCYRLIDIPMSNCINSCINKIFVLTQFNSASLNRHLARTYFGNGINFGGGFVEVLAATQTPGEAGKKWFQGTADAVRKFLWVFEDAKNRNIENILILSGDHLYRMNYMDFVQSHVDSNADVTLSCAPVSESRASNFGLVKMDRGGRVIQFSEKPTGNDLKSMQTDTTMLGLSHEEATDTPYIASMGVYCFKTEALLNLLTRQYPSSNDFGSEVIPAAIRDHDVQGYIFRDYWEDIGTIKTFYEANLALVEERPKFEFYDPDTPFYTSPRFLPPTKTEKCRMVDSIISHGCFLRECSVQRSIIGERSRLDYGVELQDTLMLGADYYQTESEIASLLAEGKVPIGIGKDTKIRKCIIDKNAKIGKNVIIMNKGDVQEADRPEEGFYIRSGITVIVEKATIQDGTVI